The sequence TGATGATGAATCAGATGAAGATAAAGATCTAACCAACAACTTGTTGCAGCTATATTCATCGGGGCAAATACCTAGAGATCCAGAGCCAAAAGAAGTgttcacaagaagatatacgtaccGGGGTCGGGATGAATGGCACGaaaagctgatgcacgattattttcttcccgacTGTGTGTTCTCTGATGAAATTTTTCAAGGCTGATTCCGCATTCCCCGACATTTGGTACTAAAGATTATTGGTGAGCTTTGTtaggtagaacctcaatttaattatcagtatgatgcactgaatattagggGTCATAACCCAGAACAAAAGGTTACTTCGGCCTTAAGGATTCTAGGATGTGACAGACCTCCAGATTCTAATGATGAGTACCTTCGCATTGGTAAAACAACCGCATATAAGTATCTTTCgttgttttgcgaaacaatgattaatcattttggtccaacctatttacgaaaaccaactgacgcagatgttagagaaatattTAAGCAAAATCAGGAAAGGGGATTTCCCGGAATCctgggtagtcttgactgcatgcattgggtatggaccGGATGCCCTACCTATTGGGCCGGTCAGTATAAGGGTCACTACACAAAACCAACGGTTATCCTTCAGGTTGCTGCTtcatatgattgttggatatggcacgctttttttggtctCCCAGGATCTCAAAACGATATAAATGTTTTACACAAATCGCCTTTATTTGAAGATTTAAAGTATGGAATTTCTCCTCGGGTAAATTTCAGTATCAATGGGAATCAATACACTCATGGTAATTATCTTGCAGATGGAGtttatccaaaatggtcaactttagttcaatgtTACCGTCAGTCACCTTCCGGTGAAATGGGTCGTTCATACTCATATTTCAATAGTAGACAAATGGATCTGAGAAAGGATGTGGAACGTGCTTTTGGAATTCTGAAGCGGAAGGTCGCAACCATTTGTGGGCCTTATCGTGGTCTAAGTGCTCGTGAAATGCATAAAACTATGTTGACTTGcatcattatgcataacatggaAATCCAGGAAACTCGTCGTAATAAGAATTGGACTAaccatcaagatgaagacttaagGCCTGAGATTATACCAGCAAGAGGATTACCTGCAAGGAACTATGCGCAAATGACTAGTCATATTGAGAACATAACTCTGTATAACAGGTTAAGGGAAGATCTCAGAGCGAATATGTGGGCTGAGTTTGGAAGAGATGGAGGACAAATTGAGTAGTGTTGTTTCATttgttattttatatatatatatttttaaattgtTTAAGTGTTTAAGTTTCATTTGTTATTCCATAGTTTTGTTTTGAAGttgtttaagttttaattttttagCGGTCATTTAAAGTAGCGGTCTAGACTCAACCGCCAACATTCCTTATAAATATATCTTTGCttcatccatttcaaaatcacaccttcactTAGCTTCATCCATCTCAAAATCAAACCTTCACTTCTCTACAAAAACACTTTCTGGTTAAGAAAATGGATGATCCCAGATtcactgaagatgaagatttatctctttgtagaaacTATATAATATACTACTCGAAGAGAGGTGAAGAACGACGGATTCACGGTTTACctagtatgagttatttgggtaAAATTCATGATGCCTTATGTAATGAGACACGTAATCCTCATAACCGGGATCGTGCTGCTTTGTTTTGCCGATTCATGGATATAAAAAAACAGCTTGTGGATTTTATAGCTATGAAAAATATTGTCACTCGATATCTTCTTAGAGGTGAGACCAATGCTGAATTGGGAATACGAAATCGATACGAGTGGCGAAGATGGAAACGAAAAGATTTCGAATATGAAGCGCATTACCAAATTCTTAAGGAGTTTCTAATAACTCGTATGGGATGTTAGGCTTAATATTAGTTTTCATGGATGTTTtcaagtttaagttttaatgtaatgaaaaaaCTAATTTAAGTATTAATGTAATGAAAAAACTAGATCAATGTGTAAtgcaaaaactaaaaaaatttcaTTCACCATAAGTTTTAACTACTACATCTTCATTATTAACATTAAAGCGGatacattaattaattaattaagtggCACTATTTCATCGTGGTCTTCATCTTTTTTATCTTCAGCTTGAACTCCAAATTGTTTTTCCAAAtttctcttcttttgtttttcttccaactcctaTGCTAACCtgtccatctccatctcccatACTATATATTATCTGGGATTCATTGTTGTGGTGTTTGCATTTAGAATCTTACTCTTGTCATAGTCTGAAACAAATTTCTCTTGAGTTTGTCGATGTTTTTTCATCTCCCTAGTCAAGAACTGCCGGTCTACAACTCTTTCCTTTTCGGCAATCTTCTGATTCTATATCAAAGTATCCAAAACACCTTCACTTGGTTCTCCTTATTGGGAAGCTTTTCTCGTTGCTCTTGCAGCATTTCTTCCTAATAATTTTCTCTTAATCGCAACATTGACATTCAAGTTGGAGTTGTTGTTTGTTGTGGTTtctggtgaagaaaatggattCTCCGAAGGGGGATGAGATGATTGAGATGGTTGTGAAGCTGGCGTTGAAGGTGAATAAGTGTATGTTGAACTTGCAGGTACATTTTGCATGTTTACTAACACTTCTGGATTATATTTAGGTaacactttcaaaatatgataacaactttcatatGCAAAAATTTTCCCATGTTTATGGTGCCAACAAGTTCGACACTTTCGTTCGACATCAACATCGACAAGACCGCTTGCTCGAGCACGAGCAGCTTGCATTAGAGCAGCGACATACAAGGCAAATTATTGTAACGAAGCGACTGGACAATCCATTTGCATCACGATCATTGATGTTCATAGTTTCATCATGAGATTTagcaaatatgttatcccacaactTAGTAGATTGTTGATGGGCACCAACGACACTATCTTCTGTATATatcacatagtttctgcaaatgctttcatcttcgGCTACGGTAAATTTTGCACCACTAATCTTCTTAGTTTATTAGATTGAGTATTAGATTAagacatattaaagaaattatacaatacgagtgaatgaaagagttggatgatgaaatttgttttagattaacaaatgtgaagagtagagaagagaaggtgtgagttaaaatggtagaGGAATGTGGTATTTATAGGGGGGAAGATTTATGGCCGTTGGATCAGATTCCACTTAGCGGTGTAAACTAGACCGACCGATCTTACGGGAACCGCTAGCGGTGTAGTAAACACCTAACGGTGTAGACTTGATCGAGCGAACTtgacctggcctggctaagtggaaaattttccacttagccagGACGGTTTGCCAGTTTGTcagctccatagtgggtgcaaaaatgGCAAACTCTTTGGTTTACCACACCCATAGGAACTGGCCTAATTAACTAAAAAACCTGCCCCCTCCAAATTCCCTTAACCATTATATTTTTGAGAAAAAGCAGGAAGTTAaacaaagcaaaaagaaaaaaagttaagtAATAAAACTGTTTTAAAACTTTTTTCCTACTTTATAATACTGTCAGAATTTAAAGAGGGGCCACGTACTTGAAGTATATGGCCCGACTACATCATAGTCACACTGGGTTTTGATAAGGGGTATTTATTTAGTGTATCTCGTTCCTTCTTGGGTGGAAATAAAGACTTTTGTAGTTCAAAAATGTATAAATGAGTCATGACCAAATTGCCAAGCCAACTGATTCAAAAGGAAAAATTGCCAACCCAAAATACAAAAGGAAGGCTTCTTTAGCTGGCTTTTAGGATTTGCATATAATTTGGAGGAACTCGAGGACATttttggttgtgggagaattgaAGACTAATAAGAATCGTATTTTAGAGGTGAAATCATTGTTATCCTTTCAGTCGGTAAATGTCAGCTCAGAGGCCATTTGTTGTCTCTCTTTTTCCTGCAAAGCACAAACAaaatcaatatcaagtattagggaattaacgtacatgtgtattttactt comes from Papaver somniferum cultivar HN1 chromosome 7, ASM357369v1, whole genome shotgun sequence and encodes:
- the LOC113296508 gene encoding uncharacterized protein LOC113296508 codes for the protein MAVIGFRKGTTIMIKLVEPQFNYQYDALNIRGHNPEQKVTSALRILGCDRPPDSNDEYLRIGSQNDINVLHKSPLFEDLKYGISPRVNFSINGNQYTHGNYLADGVYPKWSTLVQCYRQSPSGEMGRSYSYFNSRQMDLRKDVERAFGILKRKVATICGPYRGLSAREMHKTMLTCIIMHNMEIQETRRNKNWTNHQDEDLRPEIIPARGLPARNYAQMTSHIENITLYNRLREDLRANMWAEFGRDGGQIE